A genomic region of Actinomycetota bacterium contains the following coding sequences:
- a CDS encoding SDR family oxidoreductase, protein MRILVTGGAGFIGSNLVDALLRDGHTVTVVDNLSTGKFENLYNVKEAARENRFAFFHTDIRDDSLLAAFRNREQEVVIHLAAQPDVRVSVRNPVMDAEVNVLGTINVLQLAVKNGVRRFINTSSGGCVYGEPESLPVSEDAPRHPDSPYGVSKNVAEEYLRYYQRAHGLSYCTLAPANVYGPRQNPFGEAGVVAIFIGRMLAGEAPVIYGDGEQTRDFVFVEDVVEAYRAALTRGDGEFINLGTGVETSVNQLYRMLADILDFEGEPEYAPPRQGELSRIALKAEKAGELLGWKPRTPLSEGLARTVEWYRQNLRR, encoded by the coding sequence GTGCGCATCCTGGTAACGGGAGGAGCCGGCTTCATAGGTTCCAACCTGGTGGACGCCCTCCTTCGGGACGGACATACGGTGACCGTAGTGGATAATCTTTCCACCGGGAAGTTCGAGAACCTGTATAACGTTAAGGAAGCGGCACGGGAAAACCGCTTCGCCTTCTTCCACACCGACATCCGCGACGATTCCCTGCTGGCGGCCTTCCGGAACCGCGAACAGGAGGTGGTCATCCACCTCGCCGCCCAGCCGGACGTGAGGGTCTCGGTGAGGAACCCGGTTATGGACGCGGAGGTCAACGTGCTGGGGACCATCAACGTGCTCCAGCTGGCGGTGAAGAACGGCGTGAGGCGGTTCATCAACACCAGCTCCGGTGGTTGCGTGTACGGGGAACCCGAGTCGCTGCCCGTCTCCGAGGACGCGCCGCGGCACCCCGACTCTCCCTACGGGGTGAGCAAGAACGTGGCCGAGGAATACCTGCGTTATTACCAGCGCGCCCACGGGCTCTCCTATTGCACCCTGGCCCCGGCCAACGTCTACGGGCCACGCCAGAATCCTTTCGGTGAGGCCGGCGTGGTGGCCATCTTCATTGGCCGCATGCTGGCCGGCGAGGCGCCGGTCATTTACGGCGACGGGGAACAGACCCGGGATTTCGTCTTCGTGGAGGACGTGGTGGAGGCCTACCGGGCGGCGCTGACCAGGGGGGACGGCGAGTTCATCAACCTGGGAACCGGGGTGGAGACCTCGGTCAACCAGCTCTACCGCATGCTGGCGGACATCCTGGACTTCGAGGGGGAACCGGAATACGCGCCCCCGCGCCAGGGGGAGCTTTCCCGCATCGCCCTCAAGGCGGAGAAGGCCGGCGAGCTCCTGGGGTGGAAGCCCCGTACACCTCTTTCCGAGGGACTGGCCCGCACCGTGGAGTGGTACCGCCAAAACCTACGGAGGTAG
- the otsB gene encoding trehalose-phosphatase — translation MESTWTRDFRNDPRHSGIFLDFDGTISDIAPSPGGAVLHPRAAELLPRLARHYPLCILSGRRAADVASLVGMPHVHYVGIHGMEWLEGDEPRLDSEILPYLPILDRARGEIREVLPGLPGVTLEDKVASLTLHFREAPRSEEQAVRLAEGLALRLGLRVRRGRRSVEIRPPVEIDKGTVIIRLARGWKLRRGLFAGDDLTDVDGFRGLRHLMREGGFEGVAVAVLSEETPVELEAVADLTVQGPEGLLDLLTELVVD, via the coding sequence ATGGAATCCACCTGGACGAGAGATTTCCGGAACGACCCCCGCCACAGCGGGATATTCCTGGACTTCGACGGGACCATAAGCGACATCGCTCCCTCCCCCGGCGGCGCCGTCCTCCATCCCCGGGCGGCCGAGCTCCTCCCCAGGCTGGCCAGGCACTACCCCCTGTGCATTCTCTCCGGCAGGCGGGCCGCCGACGTGGCCTCCCTGGTGGGAATGCCCCATGTCCACTACGTGGGAATCCACGGCATGGAGTGGCTGGAGGGAGACGAGCCGCGCCTGGATTCGGAAATACTGCCCTACCTTCCGATCCTGGACCGAGCCCGCGGGGAGATCCGGGAGGTCCTGCCCGGGCTGCCCGGGGTGACCCTGGAGGATAAGGTGGCCTCCCTCACCCTGCATTTCCGGGAAGCCCCCCGGAGCGAGGAACAAGCGGTGCGCCTGGCCGAGGGGCTGGCCCTCAGACTGGGGTTGCGGGTGAGGCGGGGGCGCAGGTCGGTGGAGATACGGCCGCCGGTGGAGATCGACAAGGGCACGGTGATCATCCGGCTGGCCCGGGGCTGGAAGTTGCGCCGCGGCCTCTTCGCCGGCGACGACCTGACGGACGTGGACGGTTTCCGGGGCCTGCGCCACCTGATGCGGGAGGGTGGCTTCGAGGGGGTGGCTGTGGCCGTCCTTTCCGAAGAGACGCCGGTGGAGTTGGAGGCGGTGGCCGATCTGACCGTGCAGGGACCCGAGGGACTGCTCGACCTCCTCACGGAGCTCGTAGTGGATTGA